CTTTCAGCATTAATCTGGATACGCTGATTATCTATGCCAACGGCATTTTCATCATGATCTACCTGCTGTGCATGCTGGCAGGTTGCCGCTTGCTGAAAGGGCGCTATAAAGCGCTGGCGATAGTCGGCAGCGCGCTGTGCCTGTTACTGCTGGTAATCCCGGGCTGGAAGAGTTTGTACGCGGTGATCATGCTGGCCGTGCTGTGGTTGTTGCTGCCGAAGCGCCGCACCACCACGATCCGCTCGATACAGCCATAAAAAAAAGCCCGGCGGTGCCGGGCATCAACATTAGCGGTCGTCTTTATTATCCAGCCGATTACGCTGATCGTCTTTGCGCTGATATTCGCCTTCAAAGGTCTGGCCCGCATCGCCTCCTGCCGAAAAACCGCCGCCTGGCATCCGCGAAAAGCGCAGATGCGGCATCAGCTTCAGCGTCAGGTGTTTTTGCACCGGCGGCAACAGCAGCAACAGGCCGAGGAAATCGGTAAAGAACCCCGGCAGCAGCAGCAACAGACCGGAAATGATCAGCGATACGCTTTTGATCATCTCCGCCGCCGGGCTTTCACCCGCCGCCATTTTTTGCTGCATCAGCATGAAATTCTTAAAGCCCTGGTTACGCACCAGCGACATGCCTATCACTGAGGTAAAGAGCACCAGAATGAGCGTCATCAGGACGCCAAAAACATGGGCAACCTGAATAAAGATCGATATCTCGATGTAGACGTATAAGAAAAAAGCAATAAACGGTATCCAGCGCACTGGCTTCTCCTGTGAAAAAAACAGACGCCCTGTGGCGTCTGTCAGTAAGGGTTTGCGAATCGCATAGTCCTGAGATGGCGGCAGATCGAAAAAATTCAATTTCCGCCGCGATGTAAAGTTTTGTCTGTTACGAAGCGGTGACACATTTCACATATTATTAATAATGATGCATTCACAAGGATAATAAGTGATCGAGATTACGGCATTTGGTCATAGCCAGCATATAATCTCGGGTATCCGGCCGATTAAGGGCATAATCGTCGGTCGAAAAAGACACATATCCACATAAATACTGTGTGTTTGGTGTATTCATTCGTAGCTTGCAAAAGAAGGTTCACATGTTAAACAACATTCGTATCGAAGAAGATTTGTTGGGTACCAGGGAAGTGCCAGCGGATGCCTATTATGGCGTGCATACTCTGAGAGCGATTGAAAACTTTTATATCAGCAACAGCAAAATCAGTGACATCCCTGAATTTGTCCGTGGCATGGTAATGGTAAAAAAAGCGGCTGCCCTGGCGAACAAAGAGCTGCAAACCATTCCTAAAAATATCGCGAACGCTATCGTTGCCGCATGTGATGAGGTCCTGAACAATGGCAAATGCATGGATCAATTCCCGGTAGATGTTTATCAGGGCGGCGCGGGTACTTCCGTCAACATGAACACCAACGAAGTGCTGGCCAACATTGGGCTTGAACTGATGGGCCACCAGAAAGGCGACTACCAGTTCCTCAACCCGAACGATCATGTCAACAAATGCCAGTCCACGAACGATGCCTACCCTACCGGGTTCCGCATCGCGGTCTATGCCTCCATCGTTAAGTTGATTGATGCCATCAAACAACTCGGTGAAGGTTTTGAAAACAAAGCCGTGGAGTTCAAGGATATCCTGAAAATGGGCCGTACCCAGTTGCAGGACGCGGTACCGATGACCCTCGGTCAGGAATTCCACGCCTTCAATGTGCTGCTGAATGAAGAGACCAAAAACCTGCTGCGCACCGCAGAACTGCTGCTGGAAGTGAACCTCGGCGCTACCGCCATCGGTACTCGCCTCAACACGCCGGACGGCTATCAGCAACTGGCGGTGCAGAAACTGGCGGAAGTGAGTAACCTGCCGGTCGTTCCGGCGGAAGATCTGATTGAAGCCACCTCCGACTGCGGCGCGTACGTGATGGTACACAGTTCACTGAAACGTCTGGCGGTGAAACTCTCCAAAATTTGTAATGACCTGCGTCTGCTCTCCTCCGGGCCGCGCGCCGGGCTGAATGAGATCAACCTGCCGGAGTTGCAGGCGGGTTCGTCTATCATGCCAGCCAAAGTCAACCCGGTAGTGCCGGAAGTGGTGAATCAGGTGTGCTTTAAAGTGATCGGCAACGATACCACCGTCACCATGGCCTCCGAAGCGGGCCAGTTGCAGTTGAACGTGATGGAGCCGGTAATTGGCCAGGCCATGTTTGAGTCGATCCATATTCTCACCAACGCCTGCTACAACCTGCTGGAAAAATGCGTCAACGGCATCACGGCCAACAAAGAAGTGTGTGAAGGTTATGTTTATAACTCTATCGGCATCGTGACCTACCTCAACCCGTTTATCGGCCATCACAACGGCGATATCGTCGGCAAGATTTGCGCCGAAACGGGGAAAAGCGTGCGGGAAGTGGTTTTGGAGCGCGGACTGCTGACCGAAGCGGAACTGGATGATATATTTTCCGCGCAAAACTTAATGCATCCGGCCTATAAAGCAAAACGTTATACCGATGAAAGTGAACAATAAATTCAGCACGTAAATACATAAAAGGCACGTCACTCGCGACGTGCCTTTTTTCTTATGGATAGTAACTAAAATATAACGATTCGATATCACTTAGTTAAACAAGGAAGCCAATTATGTTTGCAGCAGAGCTTGTCCTCGTCTTATTAGCCATCTACCTCGGCGCCCGGCTTGGCGGTATCGGTATTGGGTTTGCGGGTGGCCTTGGCGTTCTTGTCCTGACCCTGTTCTTCCAAATCCCGCCTGGCGCCATTCCCTTCGACGTCATCGAAATCATCATGGCCGTTATTGCCGCTATCGCCGCAATGCAAGTGGCGGGCGGCATGGATTACCTGGTGAGCCTGGCTGAACGCATGCTGCGTAGCCACCCGAAGTACATCACCTTTCTTGCGCCGCTGGTCACCTGGTTTATGACAATCCTTGCCGGAACCGGGCACACCGCCTTCTCGACGCTGCCGGTGATTACCGAAGTGGCGAAAGAGCAAGGTATTCGCCCATCGCGTCCGCTGTCGATTGCCGTAGTCGCCTCACAAATCGCCATTACGGCCTCGCCTATTTCTGCCGCGGTGGTCTTTTTTGCCGGTATCCTCGAACCGCTGGGCGTCAGTTACCTGACGCTGCTGGCGATCTGTATTCCTGTCACGCTGATTGCCGTGATGATCACCGCCGTGGTGTGTAATTTCCTCGGCTGCGAGCTGAAAGACGATCCGGTATACCAGGAGCGTCTGGCGAAAGGTGAAGTGAAGCTGCGCGGTAGCCAGGTATTTGAACTGAAACCCCACGCTAAGCGTTCGGTGCTGCTGTTCCTGATTGGCATCGTGGCGGTGATGCTGTACGCCACTGCAATCAGCCCAACCGTAGGGCTGATTGCTCATCCGGTACTGCCGCGTAACGAAGCGATTGTGGTGTTTATGCTGACCATCGCCACGCTGATTTGCCTGACCTGCAAAATCGACACCGGCGAAGTGCTGAACGCCAGTACATTTAAATCGGGTATGAGCGCCTGTATCTGCGTGTTGGGCGTTGCCTGGCTGGGTGATACGTTTGTGAAGCACCATATTGAAGATATCCAGGTGGTGGCCGGTGACTTATTGCATAACTATCCGTGGCTGCTGGCCGTGGTACTGTTTTTCGCCGCGACACTGCTCTACTCGCAGGCGGCAACCACTAAAGCACTGATGCCCGCCGCGCTGCTGCTGGGTGTTTCGCCGCTGACCGCCGTTGCATCGTTCGCGGCAGTTTCCGCGCTGTTTGTGCTGCCCACTTACCCCACGCTGCTGGCGGCGGTTGAGATGGACGATACCGGTTCAACGCGCATCGGCAAGTTCGTGTTTAACCACCCGTTCCTCATCCCAGGCGTGATCGCTATTGCCCTGTGCGTCATTCTGGGCTTCATCTTTGGCGGTATCCTGTTGTAAAAGTCCTTAAAATCGGGTCGCCTTGCGGCCCGATCCTTTTCCTTCGCGTGGTATAGTCGGTACTTTCGCTGCTACGAGGTTGACGATGAACACGCCTGATGCCGTTGTTGTACTCTGCACTGCCCCGGATGAAGCCACTGCCCAGGATCTGGCCGCCAAAGTGCTGGCCGATAAGCTTGCCGCCTGTGTCACTCTTCTGCCGGGCGCGACATCGCTCTATTACTGGGAAGGTAAACTGGAGCAGGAGTACGAAGTTCAGCTCCTGCTGAAAACTGACGTCGCGCATCTGGAAGATCTTTTCGCCTGTATTAAATCGCACCACCCGTACCA
The Kosakonia oryzae genome window above contains:
- a CDS encoding FxsA family protein, translating into MRWIPFIAFFLYVYIEISIFIQVAHVFGVLMTLILVLFTSVIGMSLVRNQGFKNFMLMQQKMAAGESPAAEMIKSVSLIISGLLLLLPGFFTDFLGLLLLLPPVQKHLTLKLMPHLRFSRMPGGGFSAGGDAGQTFEGEYQRKDDQRNRLDNKDDR
- the aspA gene encoding aspartate ammonia-lyase, producing the protein MLNNIRIEEDLLGTREVPADAYYGVHTLRAIENFYISNSKISDIPEFVRGMVMVKKAAALANKELQTIPKNIANAIVAACDEVLNNGKCMDQFPVDVYQGGAGTSVNMNTNEVLANIGLELMGHQKGDYQFLNPNDHVNKCQSTNDAYPTGFRIAVYASIVKLIDAIKQLGEGFENKAVEFKDILKMGRTQLQDAVPMTLGQEFHAFNVLLNEETKNLLRTAELLLEVNLGATAIGTRLNTPDGYQQLAVQKLAEVSNLPVVPAEDLIEATSDCGAYVMVHSSLKRLAVKLSKICNDLRLLSSGPRAGLNEINLPELQAGSSIMPAKVNPVVPEVVNQVCFKVIGNDTTVTMASEAGQLQLNVMEPVIGQAMFESIHILTNACYNLLEKCVNGITANKEVCEGYVYNSIGIVTYLNPFIGHHNGDIVGKICAETGKSVREVVLERGLLTEAELDDIFSAQNLMHPAYKAKRYTDESEQ
- a CDS encoding anaerobic C4-dicarboxylate transporter, translated to MFAAELVLVLLAIYLGARLGGIGIGFAGGLGVLVLTLFFQIPPGAIPFDVIEIIMAVIAAIAAMQVAGGMDYLVSLAERMLRSHPKYITFLAPLVTWFMTILAGTGHTAFSTLPVITEVAKEQGIRPSRPLSIAVVASQIAITASPISAAVVFFAGILEPLGVSYLTLLAICIPVTLIAVMITAVVCNFLGCELKDDPVYQERLAKGEVKLRGSQVFELKPHAKRSVLLFLIGIVAVMLYATAISPTVGLIAHPVLPRNEAIVVFMLTIATLICLTCKIDTGEVLNASTFKSGMSACICVLGVAWLGDTFVKHHIEDIQVVAGDLLHNYPWLLAVVLFFAATLLYSQAATTKALMPAALLLGVSPLTAVASFAAVSALFVLPTYPTLLAAVEMDDTGSTRIGKFVFNHPFLIPGVIAIALCVILGFIFGGILL
- the cutA gene encoding divalent cation tolerance protein CutA; translated protein: MNTPDAVVVLCTAPDEATAQDLAAKVLADKLAACVTLLPGATSLYYWEGKLEQEYEVQLLLKTDVAHLEDLFACIKSHHPYQTPELLALPVTHGDYDYLSWLNASLR